One part of the Odontesthes bonariensis isolate fOdoBon6 chromosome 13, fOdoBon6.hap1, whole genome shotgun sequence genome encodes these proteins:
- the cetn4 gene encoding uncharacterized protein cetn4 translates to MASSYRKPGVSASHKKRTSSKLELTEEQKQEIKEAFDLFDTDGTGTIDVKELKVAMRALGFEPKKEEIKKMIADIVKEGSGTIDFGDFLSIMTLKMNEKDHKEEIIKAFRLFDDDCTGKISFKNLKRVAKELGENLTDDELQEMIDEADQDGDGEVNEQEFLRIMKKTNLY, encoded by the exons ATG GCTTCGAGTTACCGGAAACCTGGTGTCTCTGCGAGCCATAAGAAAAGAACAAGTTCCAAACTTGAACTGACCGAGGAGCAAAAGCAAGAAATTAAGGAGGCTTTTGATCTTTTTGACACAGATGGAACTGGAACAATAGACGTTAAGGAGCTAAAG GTTGCCATGAGAGCTCTTGGCTTTGAACCAAAGAAAGAAGAAATCAAGAAGATGATTGCTGACATCGTGAAAGAAGGGTCTGGAACAATAGATTTCGGTGACTTTCTCAGTATAATGACACTAAAAATG AATGAAAAGGACCACAAGGAGGAAATAATAAAGGCTTTCCGGCTGTTTGATGATGACTGCACGGGGAAAATCTCTTTCAAAAATCTGAAGAGAGTTGCCAAGGAGCTGGGAGAAAACCTCACGGATGACGAGCTGCAG GAAATGATCGACGAGGCGGACCAAGACGGCGACGGGGAAGTCAATGAGCAAGAGTTCCTGCGGATAATGAAGAAGACCAATCTTTACTGA